CGAACGCCCGGTGAGCCTTTGGCGCGCAAAGCCCAAAGCTGGTCAGACCCTGCCGTGGCCTGTCCAATCCATCGAGCGCGGCTGGATCCAGATGATTGAGGGCGAGATTGAGCTACCGCGACCATCGGCTGCAAGCATTCGCTTGCGCAAGGGTGACGGGCTGGGATTCAGGGGATTATCCTCCGATCTCAAGATCCTGCAGAGCCACAGCGACAGCAGCGATGTGCTGCTGTTCGCACTGGAGTGATAACGATGAAAGGATTGATCTCGCCTCAACTCGAGGTGCTGGTGTCGCGCTCCATGGCATCGATGCGACCGGTGGTGATTTCCTTGTTCGTGATCAATGCCATGACACTGGGCCCCGGTGTGGCCCATGTGCTCGTGCCGTGGAACCCATGGAATGCCCTGCTCGCAGGAAACCTCTGTGCTGCCCTGCTCCTGCTGGTGTGGCACAAACCGGGCCTGATGCTGCAACAAGCTCGCCAAACGTCTTGGCGATCCTGGTTGTTGATCTTGGTGGATGCCGCGCTGGCCTCGTCGTTATCAGCCTTGATCTTCGTGGGGCTGGAGTCCACCACAGCCAGCAATGCCATTCTCATCGGTCGTCTAGCTCCGGTGCTCTATGCACTGCTCGGCGCCGTGTTTTTCCGCACTCGCGTGTTGACGCAGGAATGGTTCGGCTACGGATTCATCATCGTGGGGGTGATGGGAATCGTGCTGATCGGCAATCACGAGATGATCCGCCGAGGCGATCTGCTGATCCTGATCTCCACCATCGTTTTTGCCCTCTCATCCATCATCGGCAAAGCAGCTGTGAAAGATGCTGTGGAGGTTGAACTGCTGCTGTTCGCACGCAATGTTGTGTCCAGCCTGCTGTTCTTTGTAGTTGCAGGATCACTGCTTGGTTTTCAACAGTTTGAACCCCTCAGCCAAGGAATCTTCTGGCTGATCATGCTGCTCTATGCCGCGCTTCTGATCGTGGTTTCGCAATACCTCTGGTATCAATCCTCACGGTCTTTAAGCACAATCAGCATGGGCCGGTGGGCAGCACCAGGCCCGCTGATCGGATTGATGGCCGCCTTCCTGATCAATGGGGACCGACCAACGACATCACAACTGCTTGGAGCGGCTGTGATCATTCTCGGAGTAACGGTTACCACGTTCAAACCGACCCACTCAGAGTCGAGCAGCCATGACGAAGCGCTTGAAAAGAAAGTGACTTTGGCGGATTCACACCATCCAATTGGCGGAAGCGCGTGCCCCTGACCAAGACACTACCGATAGAGTCTTCATCGAGACCGGACCTCAGAGAATCCTGCTAGCAAGAAAAACAATATTTACCACAAGTTAATCAGTAAACTTGAGATCACCTGGCTTCAAAGCAAGCCAACGCAAGCGTGATAAACAAATTTAAACCCGATCCCGAAGAGAATCAGTAATTCGCGCACACACCACATGTTGTGCCCTGAAATGGCATCGTCACCACACATTGTCCCCTCGAGAATGGGATTCCAGGAAGAGCCTCAGTACGCGGTTCGTTACCGCGGTTTTGTTCTGCTGCAACAACGCAACCACAGCTGGCTGGTTCGACCAGAACGCAGCCCGATGACGCTTCTTCCCTTCCGTACACCCACCTGCTCGCTAGAGGATGTCAAAGCATTGGTTGATTGGCGGCTTCAGCAGGAAACAAGCCTGCTCTCAGCTGCCTGAAGCCGCTCAGGCGGCTTGCGGGGGAGGGGTGGGTGAACCCTGGGGCTGGAAAGGGAGCACCAAGGTGGCCCAACGTTCGGGACGCTGAGGGCGCTGACGACGGGCTTGGCGCACACCAAACGGTACCCGCAACACATTTGTGCCCTCGATGGGGAGGGTATGACCGCGACCGAGCGCTTCCTCGAGGCATCCTGGGATTTCAGGAAGCTGGAGCCCCTCACCCTCCTGCTTTGCAGACAATGAATCGTTGGGTGTGTCGCTGATCATGAATCCTCTTGAATGCGACGAGATGCTGTGCAGTGTGGTGATGAAACCATCGACACAAACAAAAATCGAACGTTTAATTTTCGATTTCAGTGAAAATTTATCGCACTGAGGGCGATTCAGCCAGATCCATCACGCTCGGGCAGGTGCAAATCAAGTTGCGATCACCAAAGGCATTGTCGATGCGGGCCACGGCAGGCCAGAACTTGGTCTGCTGCTGGCCAGGCAACGGGAAAGCAGCTTCTTGTCGCGAATAGGGCCTCTGCCAGTGATCGTCTGTCACTGCCGCCAGAGTGTGGGGGGAGCGTTTCAGGGGATTGTTGTCGCGATCGCTTTCTCCGCTCTCAATGCGAGCCACCTCCTCCCGGATGGCAATCATGGCGTCACAGAAACGATCGAGTTCGTCGAGGCTTTCGCTCTCTGTGGGCTCCACCATCACGGTGCCGGCCACAGGCCAGCTCACGGTGGGGGCATGGAAGCCGTAATCCATCAAACGCTTCGCGAGATCATCCACTTCCAGCCCTGCGCTGCGCTTGAGTCCGCGCAGGTCAAGGATGCATTCATGGGCCACCAGACCTCCTTCACCGCGAAACAGCACGGGATAGTGCGCATCCAGGCGATGAGCCAGATAGTTGGCCGATAGCAAGGCCACCGCCGTGGCGGTGCGCAAACCTTCAGCGCCCATCATGCGCAGATACATCCAGCTGATCGGCAGGATTCCGGCACTACCCCAGGCCGCTGCAGACACCGATGAAATGGGCTGATCGCCTCCGCACTGCATCAGGGGGTGGCCTGGCAGAAAAGGCTGGAGATGGGCAGCAACTCCGATCGGACCCACCCCGGGGCCACCGCCACCGTGGGGAATGCAGAAGGTCTTGTGCAGATTCAAATGGCAGACATCAGCGCCGAAGGCACCGGGGCGGCACAGCCCCACCTGGGCATTGAGGTTGGCGCCATCGAGATACACCTGGCCGCCATGCTCATGAACGAGAGAGCAGATCTCTCGAATCCGTGTTTCGAACACACCATGGGTTGAGGGATAGGTGACCATCAAGGCAGCGAGCACATCGGCGTGCTCCCTGGCTTTGGATCGCAGATCCTCAACATCCACGTTGCCATCCTCATCACAGGCCACGGCCACCACGCGCAGTCCAGCCATCACCGCACTGGCAGGGTTGGTTCCATGGGCGCTGGTGGGAATGAGGCACACATCCCGCTGGGCCTCCCCGCGGGACCGATGCCACGCCCTGATCACCAACAAACCGGCATATTCCCCCTGGGATCCGGCATTGGGCTGCAATGAAACAGCGGCGAAACCTGTCAGAGCGGCGAGCCAACGCTCCAAATCACGGATCAGCGCCTGAAATCCCTCCTGTTGCTCCAAGGGAGCAAAGGGGTGGATCGCAGCGAACTCACGCCAACTCACTGGAGCCAGTTCAGCCGCCGCGTTGAGCTTCATCGTGCAGCTGCCCAAGGGGATCATGCCGTGCACCAACGACAGATCCTTGCTGACGAGACGCTGGATGTAGCGCATCAATTCGGTTTCGCTGCGATAGCGATGAAACACGCTCTGCTGAAGCCAGGGACGCTGACGCAAGGGAACCCCAGCCATCACCTCCGCTGGAGTTGATGGCAGCGCCGGTGTTGCTGGAACCTTCTCAACAACCTCCGCACAGATGGAGAGCAGGCTCTGAATCTCGCCTTCATCACTGAGCTCATCAAGGCTGATTCCAAACCCGAGGGCCTGGTCCGCCGGCACACCGTCGGGCAGCACCCTCAGATTGAAACCCTCGCGAGCCGCCAGGCGATGCACAAGGGGAGCCTGGGGGCAATGCACGTCGACACTGTCGAAGCGAGCACCACCTGGCACAGGGAAACCAATTGCAGCCAACCCCACCTCCAGACGGGAACGCAACAACACAATTCGGTTGGCAATGGTCTCAAGGCCCTCGGGGCCGTGATGGATGGCGTAGAACGACGCCATCACGGCGAGCAGAACCTGGGCGGTGCAGATATTGCTGGTGGCCTTGTCCCGGCGGATGTGCTGCTCGCGGGTTTGCAAGGCCAGGCGCAGAGCAGGACGCCCCTCGGCATCGCGAGACTGGCCCACCAACCGGCCAGGCACCTGACGACGGTAGGCATCCCGGGTGGCGAAGAACGCTGCATGGGGTCCGCCCCCTCCCATCGGAACTCCAAAGCGCTGGGCACTGCCCACGGCGATATCCGCACCCAGTGCACCCACGGGCTCAAGAAGCACCTGCGCGAGTGGATCAACCGAAACGGTGACCAGGGCACCGTGCGTGTGGGCCCTTTCAATGCAAGCGCGTGGATCCCAAAGCCGGCCGCAACGTCCGGGAAGCTGGAGCAAAACCCCAAAAACGTCATCACCCCAGCGGAAGGCATCTGGCTCAGCAACCTCCAACTGCACACCGATGGGCTCACAGCGGGTGCGCAGCACTGCCAGGGTCTGCGGCAACACGGCGGCATCCACCAAGAAACGGCATGCCCCCTCGCGTTTGCACACACCAAAGCTCATCGACATCGCCTCAGCAGCGGCCGTGGCCTCGTCGAGTAGGGAGGCGTTGGCGATCGGCAGTCCCGTCAGCTCGCTGATCAGAGTCTGAAAATTCAACAGTGCTTCCAGGCGCCCCTGGGCGATCTCTGCCTGATAGGGGGTGTAAGCGGTGTACCAGGCTGGGTTTTCCAGCACTTGACGCTGAATCAGAGCCGGAGTGACGGTATCGAAATAACCCAGACCGATTAGAGAACGGGTCAGCTGATTACGACTGGCGATCGTTCGCAATTCAGCCAGGGCAGGAGCCTCATCGACTCCTGAAGGAAGATCAGCACGGGGCGGCTGTGAGTCGAGAATGTCGCCGGGAACAACCGCTTGGATGAAGGCGTCAAGGTCTGCAAATCCAAGGGCTTGCAGCATCCGGTCCACAGCCTGGGATTCAGGTCCGATGTGGCGGCGGACGAAAGGAGAGATCGGTTCAACAGTGCTTGAGGCCGCCGTCCGCTGATCGAGCAGGGTCATGGGGCCAGAGCAATCTGAAGAACTGTAAGAAACTTCCAGATCGACCGGCTCGGGGCGTCAGATGGCCGCCACCTTGGCCGCGTAGGTGGCCGCATCCATCAGCTGATCCATCTGATCCGGGTCACTGAGTTGAATCACCAGCAGCCAACCCTCGCCGTGGGGGTCATTTTGAAGTTCTTCCGGATTCGCCAACAAGGCATCGTTGCGCTGCAGCACGACACCACTGAGGGGCGCATACATCTCTTCAACGGCCTTGACCGACTCCACGGTTCCGAAGCTGCTGCCGCGGTTGAGTTCAGCCCCTACCTCCGGCAGATCCACAAAAACAATGTCCCCGAGCTGGTCGACGGCGTAGGCACTGAGCCCGATCCGGACTGCATCGGCGTCCTGCCAAGCGTATTCGTGGCTGTCGGCGTAACGGTACGAATCGGGGAAGTCGAAGGCCATCGGGCCAGCATTGAGCAATGCCTACCTAGTGTGGGCCAGATCCAGCCGTCCTGCCGCAGCCAGTGCCTGCAGGGCATCGATCAAAGCCAGCTCAACGTGGGCCCGGTGCGTGCCGCCCTGCACATAGAGATTGAACGGTTCCCGTAAGGGTGCATCAGCGGAAAATTCACTGGTGCTGCCATCGATAAACGTGCCGCCTGCCATCACCAGATCACTGGCATAACCCGGCATGGCTGCAGGCACCGGATCGAGATAGGAGCCCACCGGTGAGCAGGCCTGAAAGGCACGGCACACCACCTTCAACGCCTCGGCATCTCCCAACTGCACCGCTTGAATCAGATCACTGCGCAAGGCTCCGGCGGCTGGCTGTACGCGATAGCCCAGATCTGCGAACACTCCGGCCACCAGATCAGCACCGATCAGGGATTCCGCGACCATCTGCGGAGCCAGGAACAGCCCCTGGAGCAGCAACCGATGCAAATCGAAGCCCGTGCCGCCCTCACGGCCGATGCCCGGAGCTGTGAGACGGCAACAGGCCCGCTCCACAAGATCGTTGCGGCCAGCCACATAACCACCGGCTGGAGCGATCGTGCCTCCGAGGTTCTTGATCAGCGAACCGGCGACCAGATCTGCTCCCACTGCAGGCGGCTCCTGCTCTTCCACGAGCTCGCCATAGCAGTTGTCGACAAAACAGATGCAGTCGGGCTGGCGACGGTGGATTCGCTCACAAAGCCTGCCGATGGTCTGCACGCTGAGAGAGGGGCGCCAGCTGTACCCACAACTG
The sequence above is a segment of the Synechococcus sp. PROS-7-1 genome. Coding sequences within it:
- a CDS encoding DMT family transporter, translated to MKGLISPQLEVLVSRSMASMRPVVISLFVINAMTLGPGVAHVLVPWNPWNALLAGNLCAALLLLVWHKPGLMLQQARQTSWRSWLLILVDAALASSLSALIFVGLESTTASNAILIGRLAPVLYALLGAVFFRTRVLTQEWFGYGFIIVGVMGIVLIGNHEMIRRGDLLILISTIVFALSSIIGKAAVKDAVEVELLLFARNVVSSLLFFVVAGSLLGFQQFEPLSQGIFWLIMLLYAALLIVVSQYLWYQSSRSLSTISMGRWAAPGPLIGLMAAFLINGDRPTTSQLLGAAVIILGVTVTTFKPTHSESSSHDEALEKKVTLADSHHPIGGSACP
- the gcvP gene encoding aminomethyl-transferring glycine dehydrogenase, translating into MTLLDQRTAASSTVEPISPFVRRHIGPESQAVDRMLQALGFADLDAFIQAVVPGDILDSQPPRADLPSGVDEAPALAELRTIASRNQLTRSLIGLGYFDTVTPALIQRQVLENPAWYTAYTPYQAEIAQGRLEALLNFQTLISELTGLPIANASLLDEATAAAEAMSMSFGVCKREGACRFLVDAAVLPQTLAVLRTRCEPIGVQLEVAEPDAFRWGDDVFGVLLQLPGRCGRLWDPRACIERAHTHGALVTVSVDPLAQVLLEPVGALGADIAVGSAQRFGVPMGGGGPHAAFFATRDAYRRQVPGRLVGQSRDAEGRPALRLALQTREQHIRRDKATSNICTAQVLLAVMASFYAIHHGPEGLETIANRIVLLRSRLEVGLAAIGFPVPGGARFDSVDVHCPQAPLVHRLAAREGFNLRVLPDGVPADQALGFGISLDELSDEGEIQSLLSICAEVVEKVPATPALPSTPAEVMAGVPLRQRPWLQQSVFHRYRSETELMRYIQRLVSKDLSLVHGMIPLGSCTMKLNAAAELAPVSWREFAAIHPFAPLEQQEGFQALIRDLERWLAALTGFAAVSLQPNAGSQGEYAGLLVIRAWHRSRGEAQRDVCLIPTSAHGTNPASAVMAGLRVVAVACDEDGNVDVEDLRSKAREHADVLAALMVTYPSTHGVFETRIREICSLVHEHGGQVYLDGANLNAQVGLCRPGAFGADVCHLNLHKTFCIPHGGGGPGVGPIGVAAHLQPFLPGHPLMQCGGDQPISSVSAAAWGSAGILPISWMYLRMMGAEGLRTATAVALLSANYLAHRLDAHYPVLFRGEGGLVAHECILDLRGLKRSAGLEVDDLAKRLMDYGFHAPTVSWPVAGTVMVEPTESESLDELDRFCDAMIAIREEVARIESGESDRDNNPLKRSPHTLAAVTDDHWQRPYSRQEAAFPLPGQQQTKFWPAVARIDNAFGDRNLICTCPSVMDLAESPSVR
- the gcvH gene encoding glycine cleavage system protein GcvH — translated: MAFDFPDSYRYADSHEYAWQDADAVRIGLSAYAVDQLGDIVFVDLPEVGAELNRGSSFGTVESVKAVEEMYAPLSGVVLQRNDALLANPEELQNDPHGEGWLLVIQLSDPDQMDQLMDAATYAAKVAAI
- a CDS encoding methionine gamma-lyase family protein, whose translation is MGSERSGAHPPKTPLEPSEALALARARVQAVRERLEPVARTRTAAVAPRLRRVLDAFAAERVGPQHFASVSGYGHGDQGREVIDRVFARVLGAEAAAVRLQFVSGTHAIAAALFGVLRPGDRMVSITGRPYDTLEEVIGLRGEGQGSLRDFGVAYEELLLRPDGSVDEEGVDQMLDQPCQLVLIQRSCGYSWRPSLSVQTIGRLCERIHRRQPDCICFVDNCYGELVEEQEPPAVGADLVAGSLIKNLGGTIAPAGGYVAGRNDLVERACCRLTAPGIGREGGTGFDLHRLLLQGLFLAPQMVAESLIGADLVAGVFADLGYRVQPAAGALRSDLIQAVQLGDAEALKVVCRAFQACSPVGSYLDPVPAAMPGYASDLVMAGGTFIDGSTSEFSADAPLREPFNLYVQGGTHRAHVELALIDALQALAAAGRLDLAHTR